The following proteins are co-located in the Blattabacterium sp. (Blatta orientalis) str. Tarazona genome:
- a CDS encoding thiamine diphosphokinase, with the protein MENRLIFSVKKIFFIKKIFAVDGAFYYLKKMGIQIDYLSGDLDSLLKKDIPLGSNFFETNDQNYTDFDKALKIIHHKGFLNVNVWGASGKEQDHFLGNLSTALKYKRKLSLIFHDDYHSYFFSDKKNIFYQKKNKKISLFPFPKVEGLLTHGLKYPISKELLKIGKRIGIRNEAIENLIEISYQKGELLIFIEK; encoded by the coding sequence ATGGAGAACCGCCTGATATTTTCTGTAAAAAAAATTTTTTTTATAAAAAAAATATTTGCGGTTGATGGAGCTTTTTACTATTTAAAAAAAATGGGAATCCAGATAGATTATCTTAGTGGAGATTTAGACTCTCTTTTAAAAAAAGATATTCCTTTAGGAAGTAATTTTTTTGAAACGAATGATCAAAATTATACTGATTTTGATAAAGCTTTGAAAATCATACATCATAAAGGTTTTTTAAATGTGAATGTTTGGGGAGCTAGTGGAAAAGAACAAGATCATTTTTTGGGAAATTTATCTACAGCTTTGAAATATAAAAGAAAGTTATCTTTAATTTTTCATGATGATTATCATTCTTATTTTTTTTCTGATAAAAAAAATATTTTTTATCAGAAAAAAAATAAAAAGATATCTCTCTTTCCATTTCCAAAAGTAGAAGGACTCCTTACTCATGGTCTAAAATATCCGATAAGTAAGGAATTATTAAAAATAGGTAAACGGATAGGAATTAGAAATGAAGCTATAGAAAATCTAATAGAAATAAGTTATCAAAAGGGAGAATTATTAATTTTCATAGAAAAATAA